A stretch of Schaalia odontolytica DNA encodes these proteins:
- a CDS encoding PPA1309 family protein translates to MTVEMMPSAREIALANVVVDIEKGAARVGWDHAPSIYALVPTAMLLADPNLPADIAEQLRAGWDGTEDHLSAIIQEDLADDDIEQVLAHLAWPETVPGAALTVERIVVPPEVEDEAPEDPDEALAFISNHPLRTDVRLAVGVMRTGESWCALRTRAFDSDDKVGQGSALVPALVDALRASLEPVTDEQA, encoded by the coding sequence ATGACTGTTGAAATGATGCCGAGCGCGCGCGAGATCGCGCTGGCCAACGTGGTTGTCGATATCGAGAAGGGCGCGGCCCGCGTGGGCTGGGATCACGCCCCGTCCATCTACGCGCTGGTGCCCACTGCGATGCTGCTGGCCGACCCGAATCTGCCTGCTGACATTGCCGAGCAGCTGCGCGCGGGCTGGGATGGGACCGAAGACCACCTGAGCGCGATCATCCAGGAGGACCTGGCTGACGACGACATCGAGCAGGTTCTGGCGCATCTGGCCTGGCCCGAGACCGTTCCGGGCGCCGCACTGACCGTCGAGCGCATCGTCGTTCCGCCGGAGGTCGAGGACGAGGCCCCCGAGGACCCCGACGAAGCCCTGGCCTTCATCTCGAATCACCCCCTGCGCACGGACGTGCGTCTGGCCGTTGGCGTGATGCGTACGGGCGAATCGTGGTGCGCGCTGCGCACCCGCGCCTTCGACTCTGACGACAAGGTCGGGCAGGGCTCGGCGCTCGTCCCCGCGCTAGTGGACGCCCTGCGCGCGTCTCTCGAGCCGGTGACGGACGAGCAAGCCTGA
- a CDS encoding PDZ domain-containing protein: protein MTSENIELVPLQEDDSARRIPIVSWRIVTAVLAALAMVAILFWIPVPFVVNSPGPTFNVLGSDNGVPMLQIEGTDPATGEPIQQDEPQSTSYKAPAKPGQGQLRMVTVSESGNPKSRLNFAQLIAAYFDPHSKIVDYESVYPKGLTQERSSAAQLAMMRNSQTTSQVAALEYLGWEVPATVTIEGAVEGTNAEGVVQQGDILRAIMTPDGVRHEITSAATPFALMRSVPAGSTMTLTIEREGATQDVSFASVAASATESGSKLGVYLSVDPALPVDITVNIDGVGGPSAGMMFSLSIIDRLTPGDMTGGNVIAGTGTMSYDGQVGGIGGIQQKLWGAHRDGAQWFLAPSENCNEVVGHVPDGLRVVSVSTLDEAVNAVRSIADGTGDALPTCQ from the coding sequence ATGACCTCGGAGAATATCGAGCTGGTGCCCCTGCAGGAGGACGACTCCGCCCGGCGTATCCCCATCGTCAGCTGGCGGATCGTCACGGCGGTCCTCGCCGCGCTCGCCATGGTGGCGATCCTCTTCTGGATCCCCGTTCCCTTCGTGGTCAACAGCCCCGGCCCGACCTTCAATGTGCTGGGATCCGACAACGGAGTTCCCATGCTTCAGATCGAGGGAACCGACCCCGCAACGGGGGAACCGATCCAGCAGGACGAGCCTCAGTCCACCTCGTACAAGGCACCCGCGAAGCCGGGGCAGGGGCAGCTGCGCATGGTGACGGTCTCCGAATCGGGAAACCCCAAGTCTCGCCTGAACTTCGCGCAGCTCATCGCCGCGTACTTTGACCCGCACAGCAAGATCGTGGACTACGAGTCGGTGTATCCCAAGGGATTGACGCAGGAACGGTCGAGCGCGGCTCAGCTGGCCATGATGCGCAACTCGCAGACGACCTCGCAGGTCGCCGCCCTCGAGTACCTCGGGTGGGAGGTCCCCGCGACGGTCACGATTGAGGGTGCGGTCGAGGGAACCAACGCGGAAGGGGTCGTCCAACAGGGAGACATCCTCCGCGCGATCATGACCCCCGACGGCGTACGCCACGAGATCACCAGCGCCGCAACTCCTTTCGCGCTCATGCGCTCGGTGCCGGCCGGCTCCACGATGACGCTGACGATCGAGCGAGAAGGCGCCACGCAGGACGTCTCCTTCGCATCCGTCGCCGCGTCCGCCACCGAGAGCGGCTCCAAGCTCGGCGTCTACCTCTCCGTCGACCCCGCCCTGCCCGTCGACATCACCGTCAACATCGACGGCGTGGGTGGCCCCAGCGCCGGCATGATGTTCTCACTCAGCATCATCGATCGCCTGACCCCCGGTGACATGACCGGCGGCAACGTTATCGCGGGCACCGGAACCATGTCCTACGACGGGCAAGTCGGAGGCATCGGCGGCATCCAGCAGAAGCTGTGGGGCGCGCACCGCGACGGGGCCCAGTGGTTCCTCGCCCCTTCCGAAAACTGTAACGAGGTCGTCGGACACGTCCCCGATGGGCTGCGCGTCGTCTCGGTGTCCACCCTCGACGAGGCAGTGAACGCCGTGCGTTCCATCGCCGACGGCACCGGGGACGCCCTGCCGACCTGCCAGTAG
- a CDS encoding zinc-dependent metalloprotease: MNEFDSGTPFEDFLRSILGEEAAAEAARALQAQGFDPANLPPEFSDPARMRAAMGQFQFLMNTTAGPVNWRMVEDSAKQAAYASGDPSPTATEAEAARQAMTVADLWLDAVTDFASGPVTRDVWSKVAWVEHTIPTWKRICEPVALNVSRALSAALSEQFGPEGLGDAASLPDGMAAMLGKTQEMMPRLSAMMFSAQIARALAALAGESFGTFDTGIPLSDTSHAALLPHNVAQFSEGLDIPFDEVRQFLAVREAAHRRLFASVPWLEGDLVRAVERYASQIAIDTEAISEAARSVDPSDPSSVESALSGGVFALSTTPDQRRALTRLETMLALIEGWVEVVTARATLPYLPHADALREMMRRRRASGGPAEEILGTLMGLQMRPRQARGAASIFALVEADGGRDAREALWSHPDMVPSETELATPDTFLTLRRAAAEEDADIDAALNSLLDGTLGWADGLEPGDEASAGSDDAPEDPEASTPKDATD, translated from the coding sequence ATGAACGAGTTTGACTCCGGCACCCCGTTTGAGGACTTCCTGCGCTCGATCCTGGGCGAGGAGGCGGCAGCTGAGGCCGCACGCGCCCTGCAGGCTCAGGGTTTCGATCCCGCGAATCTTCCCCCGGAGTTTTCCGATCCCGCGCGTATGCGCGCGGCGATGGGTCAGTTCCAGTTCCTCATGAACACGACGGCCGGCCCCGTCAACTGGCGCATGGTGGAGGACAGTGCAAAGCAGGCGGCGTACGCGAGCGGCGATCCCTCCCCCACAGCCACGGAGGCCGAGGCCGCGCGTCAGGCAATGACGGTCGCGGACCTGTGGCTCGATGCGGTCACCGATTTCGCCTCCGGCCCGGTCACCCGCGACGTGTGGAGCAAAGTCGCGTGGGTCGAGCACACGATTCCGACGTGGAAGCGTATCTGCGAGCCCGTCGCACTCAACGTGTCGCGCGCCCTGTCCGCCGCCCTCTCGGAGCAGTTCGGTCCCGAGGGCCTGGGGGACGCAGCCTCCCTGCCGGACGGCATGGCTGCAATGCTCGGCAAGACACAGGAAATGATGCCGCGCCTGTCGGCGATGATGTTCTCCGCGCAGATCGCACGCGCGCTGGCTGCCCTGGCCGGTGAGTCGTTCGGCACCTTCGACACGGGCATCCCCCTGTCGGACACGTCGCACGCCGCCCTGCTGCCGCACAACGTCGCGCAGTTCTCCGAGGGGCTCGACATCCCCTTCGATGAGGTCCGTCAGTTCCTCGCCGTGCGCGAGGCGGCGCATCGCCGACTCTTCGCCTCGGTCCCGTGGCTGGAGGGCGATCTGGTGCGCGCGGTCGAGCGCTACGCGTCCCAGATCGCGATCGACACGGAGGCGATTTCCGAGGCTGCGCGCTCGGTGGATCCCTCTGACCCGTCGTCCGTCGAATCGGCGCTCAGCGGCGGCGTGTTCGCACTGTCGACGACGCCCGATCAGCGTCGTGCACTCACACGCCTGGAGACGATGTTGGCCCTCATCGAGGGCTGGGTCGAGGTCGTGACGGCCCGCGCTACCCTGCCCTACCTGCCCCACGCGGATGCGCTGCGCGAAATGATGCGTCGCCGCCGCGCGTCGGGCGGCCCCGCGGAGGAGATCCTCGGGACACTCATGGGTCTGCAGATGCGCCCGCGTCAGGCGCGCGGCGCCGCGTCGATCTTTGCGCTGGTGGAGGCCGACGGCGGGCGCGACGCTCGCGAGGCCCTGTGGTCACACCCGGATATGGTTCCCTCCGAGACGGAGCTGGCCACGCCGGACACCTTCCTGACGCTGCGCCGGGCTGCGGCCGAGGAGGACGCGGATATCGACGCCGCACTCAACTCGCTCCTGGATGGAACGCTTGGCTGGGCGGATGGCCTGGAACCCGGGGACGAGGCCTCGGCCGGCTCGGATGACGCACCCGAGGACCCCGAAGCATCCACCCCCAAGGACGCGACAGACTGA
- a CDS encoding ATP-dependent DNA helicase UvrD2: protein MNPEELLEALDPDQRAVATQVAGPLAVLAGAGTGKTRAITYRIAYGAAVGAFDPSNVLAVTFTQRAAFEMRHRLAQLGVPKAQARTFHSAALRQLRHFWPTVVGGPLPDVIPHKASLVAASAARLGITIDRTSVRDIAAEVEWAKVSMIDAAHYASRVARLRRDVPAGLDAGDMARLLDVYEDAKNERGVIDFEDILIYLCGMLQERTDVASIVRKQYRSFVVDEFQDVNLLQARLLDLWLGGRHDVCVVGDVAQTIYSFTGASPDYLTGFGRKHPGARIVELTRDYRSTPQIVSLANDVLARSTQREGTVRLSSQRDGGAQVTYRTYDDDRAEAEGVAASIADLIAGGMAPHSIAVLMRTNGQSQAFEEALGARGIPVAVAGGKPFFARDDVRTAISRLRAAAAAATDDGSVGEIVRDVLSGVGWAPEAPSGQAGSERWSNMNAIVGWADDSEAETLAAFVAELDERVAYQVEPDKAGVELATIHAAKGLEWDAVFLVGVAEGLLPISYAKTAAAREEERRLLYVAVTRARDLLTLSWARSRGADGRGKRKRSRLLDGIWPEEVGVGAPKKKARASTRALNQAFEEEASPQAIELFGRLKAWRLEVSRQAGVPPFAVFTDQTLRDIAQAMPKNTTQLRVIRGIGDVKVQRFAAPVLALVRGEEVIVDEGA from the coding sequence ATGAACCCCGAGGAACTGCTGGAGGCCCTGGACCCCGATCAGCGCGCCGTCGCCACGCAGGTCGCTGGCCCGCTCGCCGTCCTGGCGGGTGCGGGCACCGGCAAGACCCGCGCGATCACGTACCGCATCGCGTACGGGGCGGCCGTTGGCGCCTTCGACCCGTCCAACGTGCTCGCCGTGACCTTCACGCAGCGCGCAGCCTTCGAAATGCGCCACCGCCTGGCCCAGCTGGGTGTTCCAAAGGCTCAGGCGCGCACCTTCCACTCCGCCGCGCTGCGCCAGCTGCGCCATTTTTGGCCCACCGTCGTGGGTGGCCCGCTGCCGGACGTCATCCCGCACAAGGCCTCCCTCGTCGCGGCTTCCGCTGCGCGCCTGGGGATCACGATCGACCGCACGAGCGTGCGCGATATCGCGGCCGAGGTCGAATGGGCGAAGGTCTCGATGATCGACGCCGCCCACTACGCTTCGCGCGTGGCTCGCCTGCGCCGCGACGTGCCCGCCGGGCTGGATGCGGGCGACATGGCGCGCCTCCTCGACGTGTACGAGGACGCGAAGAACGAACGCGGCGTCATCGACTTTGAGGACATCCTCATCTACCTGTGCGGCATGCTGCAGGAACGCACCGACGTCGCCTCGATCGTGCGCAAGCAGTACCGCTCCTTCGTGGTCGATGAGTTCCAGGACGTCAACCTTCTGCAGGCTCGCCTGCTCGACCTGTGGCTGGGTGGGCGCCACGACGTGTGCGTCGTCGGCGACGTCGCGCAGACCATCTACTCCTTTACGGGCGCGTCCCCGGACTACCTGACCGGTTTCGGACGCAAGCATCCGGGCGCACGCATCGTCGAGCTGACCCGCGACTATCGTTCGACCCCGCAGATCGTGAGCTTGGCGAACGACGTCTTGGCCCGCTCGACCCAGCGTGAGGGCACGGTGCGCCTGTCCAGCCAGCGCGACGGCGGCGCCCAGGTCACCTACCGCACCTACGACGACGATCGAGCCGAGGCCGAGGGCGTCGCAGCCTCGATCGCAGACCTCATCGCGGGCGGGATGGCACCCCATTCGATCGCAGTCCTCATGCGCACCAACGGCCAGTCACAGGCCTTCGAAGAGGCCCTGGGAGCGCGCGGTATTCCCGTCGCCGTCGCCGGGGGAAAGCCCTTCTTTGCGCGTGACGACGTGCGTACCGCCATCTCGCGCCTGCGGGCCGCGGCGGCGGCCGCCACCGACGACGGGAGCGTGGGCGAGATCGTGCGCGACGTCCTCTCGGGCGTCGGCTGGGCACCCGAGGCACCCTCCGGCCAGGCGGGATCAGAGCGCTGGTCCAACATGAACGCGATCGTCGGCTGGGCGGACGACAGCGAGGCGGAGACGCTCGCCGCCTTTGTGGCGGAGCTCGACGAACGCGTCGCCTACCAGGTCGAACCGGACAAGGCTGGTGTCGAGCTGGCCACGATCCACGCGGCGAAGGGCCTCGAATGGGACGCCGTCTTCCTCGTCGGCGTCGCCGAAGGCCTCCTGCCGATCTCGTACGCAAAGACCGCCGCCGCACGCGAGGAAGAGCGTCGCCTGCTGTACGTGGCCGTCACCCGTGCCCGCGACCTGCTGACCCTGTCGTGGGCGCGCTCGCGGGGCGCGGATGGGCGCGGCAAACGCAAGCGCAGTCGCCTGCTCGACGGTATCTGGCCCGAGGAAGTGGGCGTGGGCGCGCCGAAGAAGAAGGCGCGTGCCTCCACGCGCGCCCTCAACCAGGCCTTCGAGGAGGAGGCCTCACCCCAGGCGATCGAGCTCTTCGGGCGCCTCAAGGCGTGGCGTCTCGAGGTCTCGCGCCAGGCGGGCGTGCCGCCTTTCGCCGTGTTTACCGATCAGACCCTGCGTGATATCGCCCAGGCCATGCCAAAGAACACGACGCAGCTGCGCGTTATCCGTGGCATCGGTGACGTGAAGGTGCAACGCTTTGCCGCCCCGGTGCTCGCATTGGTACGCGGCGAAGAGGTCATCGTCGACGAAGGGGCCTGA
- the nudC gene encoding NAD(+) diphosphatase, with amino-acid sequence MSLDLPLVRGHVDPAVALRESVAPVALVRAGEADVILVDGAGFVLLDEAEASPLGVPVLRRLSGDEAVHALEGATASFIGVARGRSVVAIETSRDEARGRWEHLRAVGWQLDGDDAALALTALALAGWHANYRFCPRCGAPVQLVSGGWAARCETCDRLEYPRQDPAIIVLVEDHDGRVLLAHNALWRPGFVSIIAGYVEAGESPDVTVAREVAEEVGVEIETPTYVATQPWPFGRSQMMGYRARTASPRPTPQADGVEIEWARFYSRDELTHALESGEISAPGRASIAYALLREWYGEELPSGPDGAGRN; translated from the coding sequence ATGAGTCTTGATCTACCTCTCGTCCGTGGTCACGTCGACCCGGCTGTCGCCCTGCGCGAATCCGTGGCTCCCGTTGCCCTGGTACGTGCCGGTGAGGCCGATGTCATCCTCGTGGACGGCGCCGGCTTCGTTCTCCTCGACGAGGCCGAGGCATCCCCCTTGGGAGTCCCTGTCCTGCGGCGCCTGAGTGGGGACGAGGCCGTGCATGCGCTCGAGGGGGCCACGGCCTCGTTCATCGGGGTCGCGCGGGGACGCTCCGTCGTCGCGATCGAGACGAGCCGGGACGAGGCCCGGGGTCGCTGGGAGCATCTGCGCGCGGTCGGGTGGCAGCTCGACGGTGACGACGCGGCCCTGGCGCTGACCGCGCTCGCGCTCGCGGGCTGGCACGCCAACTACCGCTTCTGCCCGCGCTGTGGGGCTCCGGTGCAGCTGGTGTCCGGCGGGTGGGCCGCGCGATGCGAGACGTGTGATCGGCTGGAATACCCGCGCCAGGACCCGGCGATCATCGTCCTCGTCGAGGATCATGACGGGCGCGTTCTCCTGGCGCACAACGCGCTGTGGCGGCCCGGCTTCGTGTCGATCATCGCCGGCTACGTCGAGGCCGGGGAGTCCCCGGACGTCACGGTTGCCCGCGAGGTCGCCGAGGAGGTGGGCGTCGAGATCGAGACGCCTACCTACGTCGCGACGCAGCCGTGGCCCTTCGGGCGTTCGCAGATGATGGGATACCGGGCTCGCACCGCCTCGCCGCGCCCCACCCCGCAGGCGGACGGCGTGGAGATCGAGTGGGCGCGCTTCTACAGCCGCGACGAGCTGACCCACGCGCTGGAATCCGGAGAGATTAGTGCCCCCGGTCGTGCCTCGATCGCCTACGCGCTGCTGCGGGAATGGTACGGCGAGGAGCTGCCGAGCGGCCCGGACGGCGCGGGACGCAACTGA
- the rph gene encoding ribonuclease PH, which translates to MTNTPLRADGRTPSQLRPVSITRGWSGTGEGSVLIEFGNTRVLCVASFTEGVPRWKRDSGEGWVTGEYSMLPRATEQRSSRESVKGKVGGRTQEISRLIGRSLRGIVDVSALGENTIVLDCDVLRADGGTRTAAITGAYVALADAVSWAKEQGILKPSAKVLTDSISAISVGIIDGTPMLDLPYVEDVRAETDMNVVQTGDGRFIEVQGTAEHAPFNRDELNELLDLATLGNARLAEAQKLALEAPLMERVEVRP; encoded by the coding sequence ATGACAAATACTCCCCTGCGCGCCGATGGGCGCACCCCCTCCCAGCTCCGCCCCGTCTCTATTACCCGCGGCTGGTCGGGTACCGGTGAGGGTTCCGTCCTCATCGAGTTCGGTAACACCCGCGTCCTGTGTGTCGCCTCTTTCACTGAGGGCGTGCCGCGTTGGAAGCGCGACTCCGGCGAAGGCTGGGTCACCGGCGAGTACTCGATGCTCCCGCGTGCGACTGAGCAGCGCTCCTCCCGAGAGTCCGTCAAGGGCAAGGTGGGCGGCCGCACCCAGGAAATCTCGCGCCTCATTGGCCGCTCCCTGCGCGGCATCGTCGACGTTTCCGCGCTCGGCGAGAACACGATCGTCCTGGACTGCGACGTTCTGCGCGCCGACGGCGGCACCCGCACCGCGGCGATCACGGGCGCTTACGTGGCCCTCGCCGACGCCGTGAGCTGGGCGAAGGAGCAGGGCATCCTCAAACCCTCCGCCAAGGTCCTCACCGACTCGATCTCCGCGATCTCCGTGGGCATCATCGACGGCACCCCCATGCTGGACCTGCCCTACGTCGAGGACGTGCGCGCCGAAACCGACATGAACGTCGTCCAGACGGGCGACGGCCGCTTCATCGAGGTGCAGGGCACCGCCGAGCACGCCCCCTTCAACCGCGATGAACTCAACGAGCTGCTGGACCTGGCGACGCTGGGTAACGCCCGACTCGCGGAGGCGCAGAAGCTCGCGCTTGAGGCTCCCCTCATGGAGCGCGTCGAGGTGCGCCCGTGA
- the rdgB gene encoding RdgB/HAM1 family non-canonical purine NTP pyrophosphatase, whose amino-acid sequence MSARLVFATSNAHKVSELEAILAPAWEGFEAGCVARMSDFDVASPVEDGVTFEENSLIKARALARATGLAAIADDSGITVDVLGGAPGIFSARWAGSHGDDAANLRLLIDQLSDVPDAHRGAAFVSAAVLVTPDGREFVERGEVRGTLTRSPRGEGGFGYDPIFVPEGFEVTTAQMSAEQKNAISHRGIAFRALMPHIVEYLRG is encoded by the coding sequence GTGAGCGCGCGCCTGGTCTTCGCAACCTCCAACGCGCACAAGGTCAGCGAGCTCGAGGCCATCCTGGCCCCCGCGTGGGAGGGCTTCGAGGCCGGCTGCGTGGCGCGCATGAGCGATTTCGACGTGGCTTCCCCGGTCGAGGACGGTGTGACCTTCGAGGAGAACTCCCTCATCAAAGCCCGCGCGCTGGCTCGCGCCACCGGCCTGGCTGCCATCGCCGACGACTCCGGCATCACGGTGGACGTGCTGGGCGGAGCGCCCGGTATCTTCTCCGCGCGCTGGGCCGGCTCCCACGGGGACGATGCGGCGAATCTGCGTTTGCTCATCGATCAGCTCTCCGACGTTCCCGACGCCCACCGTGGTGCGGCCTTCGTGTCGGCTGCTGTCCTCGTCACCCCGGACGGTCGCGAGTTCGTCGAGCGCGGCGAGGTGCGCGGCACCCTGACGCGTTCCCCTCGCGGCGAGGGCGGGTTCGGCTACGACCCGATCTTTGTCCCCGAGGGCTTCGAGGTCACGACCGCTCAGATGAGCGCGGAACAGAAGAACGCGATCAGCCACCGCGGCATCGCCTTCCGCGCCCTCATGCCCCACATCGTGGAGTACCTGCGCGGCTGA
- a CDS encoding CBU_0592 family membrane protein, whose product MTISSLVIPVLGWLGAGASIAAYYLVSSKRFAPDSLRYHSLNVSSCILLALACASTGAWPSFLTNAIFIGVGCTMIWRVRDRLARRIMQVVRFFDVRRFLPRRARLARAR is encoded by the coding sequence ATGACGATCTCATCTCTTGTAATTCCGGTCCTCGGTTGGCTGGGTGCGGGCGCCTCTATCGCCGCCTACTACCTGGTTTCCTCCAAGCGCTTCGCTCCCGACTCCCTGCGCTACCACTCTCTCAATGTCTCCAGCTGCATTCTGCTGGCCCTCGCATGTGCATCCACCGGCGCGTGGCCGTCCTTCCTGACGAACGCCATCTTCATCGGTGTCGGCTGCACCATGATCTGGCGCGTGCGTGACCGCCTCGCGCGCCGCATCATGCAGGTCGTTCGCTTCTTCGACGTGCGCCGCTTCCTGCCGCGTCGTGCGCGCCTGGCGCGCGCTCGCTGA
- a CDS encoding LysR family transcriptional regulator, whose translation MDIDPRRLPFLLSVAREGGIVAAADILMVSPSAVSQQIQKLEEEVGLKLVERTTSGAILTPAGTIVAEAGERINADIEEALKALRPLTGQVTGTVTIGAFLTICRSTLIPALPDLAEALPGVDLRIEETEETPGMAALRTGQYDILVIERDEDPGLAPRGYTDVPFLDEPWMLVTPDSAPPIGSIEDLADLTWLRVNPGTSGDHVMRRITKAFPDTRWAPHLYTTYEAARALVRARTGSTILPAMALAGAHTEGMRITPLPSLGTRKILLRHKNHGWSEASGPARVATYLAEWKRHNASYSTSSD comes from the coding sequence GTGGATATTGACCCCCGCCGCCTGCCTTTCCTTCTGTCCGTCGCGCGCGAAGGCGGCATCGTTGCCGCCGCCGACATCCTCATGGTCTCGCCCTCGGCAGTGTCCCAGCAGATCCAGAAACTTGAGGAGGAAGTCGGCCTCAAACTCGTCGAACGCACCACGTCCGGCGCGATTCTCACCCCGGCGGGCACGATCGTCGCCGAGGCAGGCGAGCGCATCAACGCCGACATCGAGGAAGCCCTCAAGGCGCTACGCCCCCTCACCGGCCAGGTGACGGGAACGGTCACCATTGGGGCGTTCCTGACAATTTGCCGCTCCACCCTCATCCCCGCACTCCCCGACCTCGCGGAAGCCCTGCCCGGCGTCGACCTGCGCATCGAGGAAACAGAAGAGACCCCGGGCATGGCCGCGCTGCGCACCGGCCAGTACGACATCCTCGTCATCGAACGAGACGAGGACCCGGGCCTGGCCCCTCGCGGGTACACGGACGTTCCCTTCCTCGACGAACCCTGGATGCTCGTCACCCCGGACTCCGCTCCCCCGATCGGCTCGATCGAAGACCTCGCGGACCTCACCTGGCTGCGCGTCAATCCGGGCACCAGCGGCGACCACGTCATGCGCCGTATTACGAAGGCCTTCCCGGACACACGCTGGGCGCCCCACCTGTACACGACCTACGAGGCCGCCCGAGCCCTCGTGCGCGCCCGCACGGGTTCGACGATCCTTCCAGCCATGGCGTTGGCCGGGGCCCACACGGAGGGCATGCGCATCACGCCGCTGCCGTCGCTGGGCACTCGTAAGATCCTGCTGCGCCACAAGAATCACGGATGGTCCGAGGCGTCAGGCCCGGCTCGCGTGGCCACATACTTGGCGGAGTGGAAGCGCCACAACGCCTCGTACTCGACGTCTAGCGACTGA
- a CDS encoding MBL fold metallo-hydrolase, whose translation MKLTVIGATGSMSGPESPASSYLVQARGLDPRTGEERTFSLVCDLGPGSFGALWAHVCPCELDALALSHCHADHMGDIISLQVYRKWGPGAAASALPLYGPAETMRRVRQIEDAPDDEAYEVEFAFTHMQLGEAYQVGPMTIRPYRALHPVEAFGLRIEGPSEEDPERLVSLFYTGDTDLCDTIIEGARGVDVLLSEVGFTSDETEPDMHMDGVRAGEVAARAGVGRMIATHIQPWTPRDRVASEVRQTWSGPLDFATSGMQVSL comes from the coding sequence GTGAAGTTGACTGTCATCGGCGCTACCGGTTCGATGTCTGGCCCGGAGTCGCCGGCCTCGTCCTACCTTGTTCAGGCCCGAGGCCTGGACCCTCGAACGGGGGAGGAGCGGACCTTCTCGCTCGTGTGCGACTTGGGTCCCGGTTCCTTCGGGGCGCTGTGGGCGCACGTGTGCCCGTGCGAGCTCGACGCCCTCGCGCTGTCCCATTGCCACGCCGACCACATGGGCGACATCATCTCCCTGCAGGTCTACCGCAAGTGGGGCCCGGGAGCGGCCGCATCCGCGCTGCCCCTGTACGGGCCCGCCGAGACGATGCGTCGCGTGCGCCAGATCGAAGACGCGCCGGACGACGAGGCATACGAGGTTGAATTCGCCTTCACCCACATGCAGTTGGGCGAGGCCTACCAGGTGGGCCCCATGACGATCCGCCCCTACCGTGCCCTGCACCCGGTCGAGGCCTTTGGCCTGCGCATCGAGGGCCCCTCCGAGGAGGATCCGGAGCGCCTGGTGTCGCTGTTCTACACGGGGGACACCGACCTGTGTGACACGATCATCGAGGGCGCGCGCGGTGTCGACGTGCTCCTCAGCGAGGTCGGCTTCACGAGCGACGAGACCGAGCCCGACATGCACATGGATGGCGTGCGCGCGGGCGAGGTTGCCGCGCGAGCCGGAGTGGGCCGAATGATCGCGACCCACATCCAGCCGTGGACGCCTCGCGATCGGGTGGCCTCCGAAGTGCGACAGACCTGGTCTGGTCCCCTCGACTTCGCGACCTCCGGGATGCAGGTCAGCCTCTGA
- the murI gene encoding glutamate racemase has product MNNAPIGIFDSGLGGLTVARAVIDKLPDEEIIYLGDTEHTPYGPRAIAQVRSLTLSALDELASRGVKALVIACNTATAAALADARERYWIDAGIPVIEVITPAARQSVIATRNHHVGVIGTKATIQSEAYLRALAAVPGLTVSQQACPAFVDFVEAGVTTGEEIEAVAREYLTPLKEAGVDTLILGCTHYPLLTGVIGRIMGEGVTLVTSSEATANVTYNELVDSGLLHDPWPAGEGPQHQFLATGASDAFPRLARRFLGPEVGSVARVNTGGGIA; this is encoded by the coding sequence ATGAACAACGCCCCGATCGGAATTTTCGACTCGGGCCTAGGTGGGCTGACGGTGGCTCGCGCAGTCATCGACAAGCTGCCCGACGAAGAAATCATCTACCTGGGCGACACCGAGCACACGCCTTACGGTCCGCGAGCTATCGCGCAGGTTCGCTCGCTGACGCTCTCCGCTCTCGACGAGCTGGCCTCGCGCGGCGTGAAGGCTCTCGTCATCGCCTGCAACACGGCGACGGCCGCCGCGCTCGCGGACGCTCGGGAACGCTACTGGATCGATGCCGGGATCCCCGTCATCGAGGTCATCACCCCGGCGGCACGCCAGAGCGTTATCGCCACGCGTAACCACCATGTGGGCGTCATCGGTACGAAGGCCACCATCCAGTCCGAGGCGTACCTGCGTGCGCTCGCAGCCGTCCCCGGGCTGACGGTCAGCCAGCAGGCCTGCCCCGCTTTCGTTGACTTCGTCGAGGCCGGGGTGACCACGGGCGAGGAGATCGAGGCCGTGGCGCGCGAGTATCTGACCCCGCTGAAGGAAGCGGGCGTGGATACGCTGATCCTGGGGTGCACGCACTACCCGCTGCTCACCGGTGTTATCGGCCGCATTATGGGCGAGGGGGTTACGCTCGTGACCTCCTCGGAGGCGACCGCGAACGTCACCTATAACGAGCTCGTGGACAGCGGGCTCCTTCACGATCCGTGGCCCGCGGGTGAGGGGCCGCAGCATCAGTTCCTGGCAACGGGCGCTTCCGACGCGTTCCCGCGCCTGGCGCGCCGTTTCCTTGGCCCCGAGGTGGGTTCCGTCGCTCGCGTGAACACCGGCGGTGGTATCGCGTGA